CGGGCGTACGGCGTCGACATCGACGCGGAGACGCTGACCGTCGACGAGGTCGGGACCAAGATGCTGCGCGAGGATCTGCGCGGCCGCGAGTCCGCCGGCGACTGGAAGCCACCGGTAGCCGGATTCCGGCCCTGGCCGCAGACCTGGTCCGAACTCGAACGACTCTGATCGACTGGAAGGCGAATCCACCATGGGCTGGCAGCATCGATACACCCAGCAACCTCCCGCCGAGGCGCAGATCCACGTCGAGCGCGTTCCCGTCGACGGGCAGACCTGCCCGCGCTGCGGCGGCGTCGACATCCGGCGCTACCCGATCGCGAACCATCTCGGGCCGCGTATCGCCACGAAGTGCCAGACGTGCTTGTACGCGCTGGCGATCGAGCGGCCGAAGGAGGAGGACAACTGGCCGCCGTTCCGCTCGGTGACCTATGACTGGGAGGCGTCTCCTGCCGAGCGCGCGTCGCGAGAGCTCTCGTTGCGTGACGCCGGCTTCGCGAAGAAGGCGTCGGGATGACGGCGATGCCAACGTCCGTCGGCATCCCCAAGACCAGCAAGGCCGCAGTCATCACGGCGTTCAACGAACCGCTGGAGATCCGGGAGATCCCGATCCCCGACATCGAGCCGGGTGCACTGCTCGTCAGGATCGAGGCCGCGTCCATCTGCGGCACCGACGTGCACCTGTGGGACGGCTCGCTCGGCGCCAGTCAGCCGATCGACCTTCCCGTCATTCCCGGGCACGAGATGGTGGGCAACATCGTCGCCTTCGGCGACGGCGCGCACACCGACTCGGCCGGTGCCGGACTCGAGCTCGGCGACCGGATCGTGTTCACCCACGCCGGCTGCGGGAAGTGCCACCACTGCGTCATCACGGGACAGCCGAGCCTGTGCAGGCAGCGGAGGTACTACATCTTCAGCAACTGCGAGCAGCCTCCGTACCTGGTGGGTGGTTTCGCCGAGTACTGCTATGTCTTCCCGACCTCGGGCCGGATCAAGGTGCCCGACGACGTCAAGACCGAGTGGGCATCGGCCGCGAGCTGCGCGCTGCGTTCGGTCGTCAACTCCTTCCAGCGCCTCGGCACGATCGAGCCGTGGGAGACCGTCGTGATCCAGGGCGCGGGTCCCCTGGGACTGTTCGCCACCGCCGTTGCCAGTCACTCCGGTGCCGGGCGCATCGTCGTGATCGGGGACCCGGAGAGCAGGCTCGCTCTCGCTCGGAGCTGGGGAGCGACCGACACCATCTCGGTCGCCGACCATCCCGAACCCGAGAGCAGGGTCCAGGCCGTCCGGGAGCTGACCGGAGGTGCCGGTTCGGAGATCGTCATGGAGTTCTCCGGCGCCCGTACCGTCTTCGGTGAGGGTCTCGACATGGTCCGCGACGGGGGCCGCTTCGTGATCATCGGTCAGGTCGGCCCGCAGGAGTGCCTCATCCGCCCCACGACCGTCACCCGGCGTCAGCTGACCATCCTCGGCTCCTGGTCGGGGGAGGCGGCCCAGTACTGGCGTGCCCTACAGTTCCTGAGCCGCACCAAGCACAAGTTCGACTTCGACCAACTGCTGTCGAACCGGTACCACCTCGACGAGATCAACGTCGCGATGGCGAAGATGCAGTCGTACGAGGAGATCAAACCGATCGTCCTGCCCAGCCTCGCGGCCGGGTAGGCGGAAGGACGACGAGGACATGGCCAGAGGACGGCTCGCCTACCAGACCCAGCCCGGCACGGTCGAGATCCGCGAGTACGAGCTACCGACGCCGAGGGCGGGAGGGCTGCTCCTGGAGACCGTCGCCGCCGGCATCTGCGGGTCGGACGTGCACATCTTCGCGGGCAAGCATCCGCTCAAGAAAATGGCGCTCGGACACGAGATCATCGCCAGGGTGACCGATCCCTCGACGCGGCCGCTGGACAGCGCCGGGGTCACCCTGTCCGAGGGTGACCGGGTCTCGGTGGTGTACTTCCAGGGCTGCCGGCACTGCCCGGCGTGCGCTCGTGGCGACTACGAGCTGTGCACCACGGGGTACGCCAAGTGGATGCAGTCGCCTGACGAGTTCCCGCATTTCGTCGCCACCTGCGGCACGCATTACTACCTCGATCCGACGCAGGCGTTCTTCAAGGTGCCGGACGACGTGTCCTCACGAGCGGCGACGAGTGCGAACTGCGCGCTGTCCCAGGTGTTCTGCGGTGTCGACCGCGCTCAGGTGCGGGCCGGCAACCACGTCGTCATCCAGGGAGCCGGTGGGCTCGGCCTCTACGCCACGGCGGTGGCCAAGGAACGTGGCGCCACGGTCACCGTGCTGGACGGGGCCGACAACCGGTTGGAGACCGCGAAGCAGTTCGGGGCCGACCACGTCGTGTCGCTGAACGAGCATCCGACCGTCGAGGAGCGACGTGACCTCGTCTTCGACCTCACCGAAGGGGAGGGTGCGGACATCGCGTTCGACCTCACCGGCGTGCCGGAGGCGATCGTCGAGGGCGTGCGGCTCCTGCGGACCGGTGGGTGCTACATCGAGATCGGCAACGTGCTTCCAGGGACGAGCATCGAGTTCGACTTCGCTGATGCCGCGAGGCGCGCGATCACCATCGTTCCCGTCATCCGCTACGCCCCTCGCTACCTGAGGGAGTCGTTGCGGTTCCTCTCCAGGAACGCGCACACGTTGCCGCTCGAGCAGATGATCGACAGGACGTTCTCGCTCGACGAGGTGACGACGGCGATGGAGGAGTCCCGGCTGCGCAGGCTCAACAGGGCGGCGATCAGTTTCGAGTAGGTGCTCGGCGAAGGCGTCGTCCGGAAAAGGGGCGTTCGGCCGCCCCCGAGCTGCGGCCGAACGCCCCTGGAACGCACGCGAACACGCTGTGCGCGGGGACGAACGATACGCGACGGGACGATTCACCCGTCAGTGACCCCCCGGTCACGGTCGATGACGAGCAGGCGGCCCGGCGACGGCCGGTGAGGGCCGTCAGCGGAAGGTGCCGAAGATGGCCGCGAAGTCGTTGGCGCCAGGGGTCGGGATGTCGCCGGTCTTGGCGGCCGCGCGCACCTCGCCGAAGAGCGCGCCGATGTGCCGGATCACGGCCTCCCGCGCCGCGGCCGCGTCGCGGTGGACGATGGCGGCCAGCACGGCGCGGTGGTGCGGGTCGAAGCGCTCCTCGGCGCGGGCGAGTGCCAGGGTGTGCACGCGGAACCCGACCAGGCGGGGGACGAGCGGCAGGTAGGCCTGCAGCAGCAGGTCGTTGTGCGCGGCGCGGACGATCGCCTCGTGGACGAGCTCGTCGGTGTGGATCAGCTCGTCGCGGTCGCCCTTCCCGCGTGCCGCCTCGTGCTCGCGGCAGCGCGCGGCGAGGGTGTCGATGTCGGCCTGGGTGGCGCGGACGCACGCCAGCCCGGCGGCCGCGAGCTCGAGCGCGAGGCGTACCTCGAGGACCTCGGCGGTGGCGGGTCCCTCGGTCACGCTCCAGTGCGTGAACTGCGGCGTGCGGTCGGCGCCGGCGGGCTGCCGGACGAACGTGCCACGCCCCCTGACCACCTCGACCACGCCGAGCGTGTGCAGCTTGCGGATCGCCTCGCGCAGCGAGCTCCGGCCGACCTGGAACTGACGGGCGAGCTCGGGCTCGGACGGGAGCCGGTCGCCGGGGCGCAGTGTGCCGGACTCGATCTCCGCCGTGAGCCGGTCGGCCACGGTGTCGGGGACCGATCGGCGCTCGAGCGGCTGGTACCGGACCGGCCCGTTCGCGGCGTCGCCCCCGTCGTCGAGCTCCGGTGCTCTCGTCGTCACGGAGACCATCCTGCCATCCCATGGAGCTTGACTGATGTCAGACAACAGATTAATTTTCGGCAATCGGGGTCGTGAGACGAGAAGGGCGGGCGCGGATGGGCGCTGCGCGGGTCAGGATCGGCGTACGCATCCCGCCGTGCCGCCGTGCCGACGAGGTGGCGGCCGAGGTCGCGCGGGCCGAGCGGCACGGGTTCGACGTCGCGTGGGTCGCCGACTCCCAGCTGCTCCGGCGCGACGTCTACGCGGTCATGGCGGTCAGCGCGCTGGCGACCGAGCGCATCACCCTCGCCACCGCCGTCACCAACGTCGCGACCCGCGACCCGAGCGTCGTCGCGAGCGCGATCAACACCGTCGCGGAGCTGGCGCCCGGCCGCGTGCTCCTCGGGCTCGGCACCGGCGACAGCGCGGTCAAGCCGATCGACAGGCGGCCGACGACGCGCGCGGAGCTGCGCTCGGGGATCGAGGCGGTGCGCACCCTGCTGCGCGGCGACGAGCAGCCGTACGGCGACCGCCGGGTGCGCCTGCGCGACGCGGCGGGCGACGTCCCCGTCCACATCGCGGCGAGCGGACCCCGCACGCTCCGGCTCGCCGGTGAGATCGCCGACGGCGTCGTCACGCTGGCGGGCATCTCCCCGGAGACGCTGTCCCGTACGCACGCGGCGGTCCGCGAGGGCTGCGACGACGCCGGGCGCGAGATCGGCTCCGACGTCGAGCTCACGGTCGGTGCATTCTGCAAGGTGACCGACGACATCGAGCGTGACGCCGCGGTCCTGAAGCCGATCTGCCTGCACATGGCGACGATCGGCGGCCAGGAGTTCCTGCGCATCGCGGGGATCGAGCTCGACGCGCCGCCGCACGTGCCCGAGGTGTACCCCGACATGGTCCACGCCGAGGACTGGGACGCCGCAGTCGCGCACGCGTCGGCGTGGGTCACCGACGAGATGGCGGTGCGGTTCGCGGAGACGTTCTGCCTGTTCGGGTCGGTCGACGAGATCCTCGCCAGGGCGAGGCGCGCGATCGGGCTCGGGGCGACCGGCCTGTACCTCAGGCACGTCGGCAACTACACGCTGCCGACCGAGCTGATCGAGACGTTCGGCGCGGACGTGTTGCCCGCGCTTCGGGACGAGACCGCGGAGGTCATGCGATGAACGACGGCGACTTCCTCGTTGACACGCTCGTCCGGCTCGCCCGGGTCCCCTCGGCCGTGCCGCTCGGCCCCGACACGCTGATCGAGCCGGACCACCCGACGCTGGTCACGTACGTGCAGGAGCACCTGCGCCCGGCGTTCCTCGGCGTCGGAGCGCGCGACGTGATCGACCTGCCGCGCAACCAGCTCGCCGTGCGGTTCGGCGACGGTGACGGGCCGTGCCTGGCGCTGATGGCGTACACACCGACCCAGCACCACAACCTGATGCACGACCCGTGGTCCGGACGTGTCCGCACGCCCGTCGAGCTCGGCGTCGACGAGCCCTGCGTCTTCGGTCAGGGCGTCACCCAGAACAAGGCGCACCAGGCATGCCTGCTCGACCTCGCCAGGCGACTCGTCGCCGACGGCACCGATCTCGAGGGCACGCTGTACCTCTGCGTCAACAACGAGGGCCGCAGCAGCCACGACTGCTCGTGGGCGATCCTCGACTCCCTGCCGCGCCGGCCCGACCTCGTGGTCCAGCTGTTCTGCACCGGTTTCAACGTGAACGTCGGCAACCGCGGGCGTGCCGACGTCGTCGTCGACGTGCGCGGGGTGGCGACCCACTCGTCGTCGCCGCCGAAGGACGGCCGCGTCATCGATGCGGTCGCCGACGTCGTCGCCCTGCTGCGCGAGCACGACGCCGTCGTGGGCACCAGGTCGCATCCCGAGCTCGGCCGCGAGCAGGTGGTGCCGTACCAGGTCACGTACGACCCGATCGCGCCGCACACCCTGCCGGCGTCCGCGAGGATCACCGTCGACCGCCGGCTGGTGCCGGGCACCGACCCCGACGAGGCGGTCGACGAGCTGCGTGCCCTGTTCGACGGCGTGCGCCCACACGGCTGCGACGTCGACGTGCACAGGGGAGTCACGATGCTCCCCGCCTTCCTGCCGCCCGACAGGCGGGACGTGCTCGCGCCGCTCGACTCCGCGCTCCGCAAGCACAGGGGCACGGTCGAGCACACGATCCACGGGGGCAGTTTCGACGCGGGCGGCCCGTCCTCCCGCGGCATTCCCACCGTCATGTTCGGCGTCCCCGAGGAGGCCGACATGCTCGCGGACGACTTCGTCCGGCTCTCCGCCGTGCACACCGAGGCGGCGGTACTCCACGACACCGTGACGAACTTCTTCCGGCAACCGTGACGATCTTCTCCCGCAGTACTGACCCCTGGAAGGTGTCAGCGCCATGGCAGTGACACAGCCCGTCCCCACCCGCAACAGTTCGGTCCGCGTGGTCGCGGCGAGCTTGGCGGGTACCACCATCGAGTGGTACGAGTTCTTCATCTACGGCACCGCCGCCGCGCTCGTCTTCGGCAAGCTCTTCTTCCCGACGAGCGACCCGCTCGTGAGCACCCTGCTCTCACTGTCGACGTTCGCGCTCGCGTTCGTGGCGCGACCGATCGGCGGGATCATCTTCGGTCACTTCGGTGACCGGCTCGGCCGCAAGTCGATGCTCGTCGTGACGCTGTCACTGATGGGCGGAGCGACGTTCTGCATCGGGCTGCTGCCGACGTACGAGACGATCGGCGTGGCCGCGCCGATCCTGCTCGTCGTGCTCAGGGTCGTCCAGGGGATCTCGCTCGGCGGTGAGTACGGCGGCGCCGTACTCATGAGCGTCGAGCACGCCGCCCACGGGCGAAGGGGCTTCTTCGGCGCGCTGGTCCAGACGGGCGCGGCGTGGGGCCTGCTCCTCGCGAACATCGTGTTCCTCGTGATCTCGCGGCTGTCCGACGCGGCGTTCGAGTCGTGGGGCTGGCGGGTGCCGTTCCTCCTCAGCGTCGTGCTCGTCGTGCTCGGCCTGCTCATCCGGCTGAAGCTCGCCGAGAGCCCGGACTTCCAGAAGGTCAAGCAGAGTGGCGAGGTGCGGCGCACGCCGATCAAGGAGGTGCTCGCCAAGCACCCGGTGCGCGTGGCCCTGCTCTGCCTCGCCTACGTGTCGTCCGGCGTGACGTTCTACATCGGCACGGTGTACTCGCTGAGCTACGGCGAGGTCCATCTCGAGGTCAGCAGGGACACCCTGCTCGAGCTCGTGCTCGCGGTCAACATCCTCACGATCATCGGGATCCCGTTCTTCGGCTGGCTCTCCGACCGGGTGAGCAGGAAGGCGATCTTCATCTGCGGGGCCGTGGGCATGGCGGTCTTCCCTTACCTGTGGTTCATGACGCTCGACACGAAGTCGTTCGGCTGGATGCTGCTCGGCTTCCTGCTCCTCTTCCTCCCCTACACCGCGAACTACGGCACGATGCCGGTGTTCTTCGCGCACGCGTTCCCTCCGGCCGTGCGCTACACGGGCCTGTCGCTGGGCTACACGCTCGGCACCGTCGTCGGCAGCGCGATGGCGCCGATCGTCGCCACGGCGATCCTCAACGCCACGGGCGACTGGCCGCTGATCGCCGTCTACATGAGCGGCGCGGGCATCGTGTCGGTGGTGGCGGCGATCTTCCTCACCGAGCGGTACGCCGCGCCGGAGCCGGTAGTGGCGGCGACCTCTCCGGCGGGTGAGTCGGCGTAGTGACGGGATTGACGGACACGGCGGCTTTCCTGCGGCCGGCGACCCTCGACGAGGCGTGCGAGCTCAAGGCGGCACACCCCGACGCGACGCCGATCGCCGGTGGGACGGACCTGATGGTCGGGCTCAACTTCGGCCACACCAGGCCGGCGGCGCTGCTCGACCTGACGGCCGTGCCCGAGTTGCGCGCCTGGCGGCGCACGGACGACGCGGTCGAGCTCGGTGCGGGCGTGCCGTACGCACGCGTCGTCGCGGAGCTCGGCGACGACCTGCCGGGGCTCGCGCGTGCGTCCCGTACGGTCGGCTCCCCGCAGATCCGCCGCCGGGGGACCGTCGGGGGCAACATCGGCACGTCCTCGCCCGCGGGCGACGCGTTGCCGTCCCTGCTGGCCGATCGCGCGGTGATCGAGGTGCGGTCGGTGCGCGGGGTGAGGCAGGTGCCCGCGGGGGAGTTCTTCCTCGGACCGGGACGCAACGTGCTGGCCGACGACGAGATCGTCGTGTCGGTGCGCCTGCCGCGGGCGCGCGGACCTCAGCAGTTCGCGAAGGTCGGCACACGCAACGCGATGGTGATCGCCGTCGCGTCGGTCGCCGTCTCTCTCGACCTCACGGCGAACGCCGTCGCGTGCGCTGTCGGGTCGGCCGCGCCGACGGTGGTGGTGCCCGAGCCTGCCGAGACGTACGCCGCGGACCACCTCGACTGGAGCGGGCGTACGCCACTCCACCCCGAGGTGGCGGCGCGGTTCGGTGAGCTGGTGGCAGAGGGGACGTCGCCGATCGACGACGTCAGGGCGAGCGCGGACTACCGCAGGCACGCGGTGAGCGTGGTCGCCCGCCGCCTGCTCGGGTGGGCGTGGGCGGAAGCGGTGCGGCCGCGTGGAACGGAGGGGACGCGCTGATGCGGGTCGGTCTGGAGGTCGACGGCAAGGCGAGAACCGCCGACGACGTCGAGGTGGGGGAGAGCCTGCTCTTCCTGCTGCGTGAGCGGCTCGGCCTGCCGGGGTCGAAGAACGCCTGCGAGCAGGGTGAGTGCGGGTCGTGCACGGTCTACCTCGACGACGAGGCGGTGTGCGCGTGTCTCGTCGCCGCGGGTCAGGCGGACGGACGTCGCGTCGTGACGGTCGCGGGCCTGTCCGGCGATGACGGGCTGCATCCCGTGCAGCAGGCGTTCCTCGACGCGGGAGCGGTGCAGTGCGGGTTCTGCACGCCCGGCCTCGTCGTGGCGGTCCACGACCTGCTGCGCCGTACGCCCGATCCCGGCGACGCCGAGATCCGTGAGGCGCTGGCCGGCAACCTGTGCCGGTGCACGGGCTACGAGAAGATCTTCGACGCCGTCCGGGCGGCGGCCCGATGACGACAGTCGCGCCACCGGCGGCACCGGCCGTCACCCGCACCCCGGACGGTGTCGGTGAGGCCGCACGCCGTCCCGACGGGATCGCCAAGGTACGCGGCGACTTCGCGTTCTCCTCCGACCTGCGGCACGACCGCATGGTGTGGGGCGCGACGGTGCGCAGCCCGCACGTGCACGCTCGGATCGTCACCGTCGAGGTCGACGAGGCGCTCGCGATGCCGGGGGTGCGCGCCGTGCTCACGGCGGTGGACGTCCCGGGCGTCAACAGGTTCGGCCTCGAGCAGCGCGACCAGCCCGTCCTCGCCGACGACGTGGTGCGGTACGCCGGTGAGCCGGTCGCGGTGGTCGCGGCCGACGACCCCGAGACCGCGCGCCGGGCCGTCGAGCGCGTGCGCGTGACATACGAGCCGTTGCCGGCGCTGACCGATCCCGAGATCGCGCTGTCCGGCGACGGCCCGCCGCTGCACGAGGGCGGCAACCTGGTGCGACACCTGCGGATCCGGCGCGGCGCCCCTCGCGCCGGAGCCGCGGTGGTCGTCACGGGCGAGTACGAGGTCGGCATGCAGGACCAGGCGTTCCTCGGTCCCGAGTCGTGCCTCGCGCTGCCCGCGGCCGACGGTGGCGTCGAGCTGCACTGCTCGACACAGTGGCTGCACGTCGACCAGGAGCAGCTCGCGGCGTGCCTCGCCCTCCCGCCGGACCGGGTGCGGCTCACCCTCGCCGGCGTCGGCGGGGCGTTCGGCGGTCGCGAGGACCTCAGCGTGCAGGCGCACGCGTGCCTGCTCGCGCTACGAACGGGCCGGCCGGCGCGCATGGTGTACGGACGTGAGGAGTCGTTCGTCGGCCACGTGCACCGCCACCCCGCGCGCATGCGCTACGAGCACGGCGCCGACGCCGACGGGCGCCTGCTGTACGTGAAGGCCGACATCCTGCTCGACGGCGGCGC
This genomic stretch from Streptosporangiales bacterium harbors:
- a CDS encoding MFS transporter, producing the protein MAVTQPVPTRNSSVRVVAASLAGTTIEWYEFFIYGTAAALVFGKLFFPTSDPLVSTLLSLSTFALAFVARPIGGIIFGHFGDRLGRKSMLVVTLSLMGGATFCIGLLPTYETIGVAAPILLVVLRVVQGISLGGEYGGAVLMSVEHAAHGRRGFFGALVQTGAAWGLLLANIVFLVISRLSDAAFESWGWRVPFLLSVVLVVLGLLIRLKLAESPDFQKVKQSGEVRRTPIKEVLAKHPVRVALLCLAYVSSGVTFYIGTVYSLSYGEVHLEVSRDTLLELVLAVNILTIIGIPFFGWLSDRVSRKAIFICGAVGMAVFPYLWFMTLDTKSFGWMLLGFLLLFLPYTANYGTMPVFFAHAFPPAVRYTGLSLGYTLGTVVGSAMAPIVATAILNATGDWPLIAVYMSGAGIVSVVAAIFLTERYAAPEPVVAATSPAGESA
- a CDS encoding zinc-binding dehydrogenase, producing MARGRLAYQTQPGTVEIREYELPTPRAGGLLLETVAAGICGSDVHIFAGKHPLKKMALGHEIIARVTDPSTRPLDSAGVTLSEGDRVSVVYFQGCRHCPACARGDYELCTTGYAKWMQSPDEFPHFVATCGTHYYLDPTQAFFKVPDDVSSRAATSANCALSQVFCGVDRAQVRAGNHVVIQGAGGLGLYATAVAKERGATVTVLDGADNRLETAKQFGADHVVSLNEHPTVEERRDLVFDLTEGEGADIAFDLTGVPEAIVEGVRLLRTGGCYIEIGNVLPGTSIEFDFADAARRAITIVPVIRYAPRYLRESLRFLSRNAHTLPLEQMIDRTFSLDEVTTAMEESRLRRLNRAAISFE
- a CDS encoding FCD domain-containing protein, which translates into the protein MVSVTTRAPELDDGGDAANGPVRYQPLERRSVPDTVADRLTAEIESGTLRPGDRLPSEPELARQFQVGRSSLREAIRKLHTLGVVEVVRGRGTFVRQPAGADRTPQFTHWSVTEGPATAEVLEVRLALELAAAGLACVRATQADIDTLAARCREHEAARGKGDRDELIHTDELVHEAIVRAAHNDLLLQAYLPLVPRLVGFRVHTLALARAEERFDPHHRAVLAAIVHRDAAAAREAVIRHIGALFGEVRAAAKTGDIPTPGANDFAAIFGTFR
- a CDS encoding zinc-binding dehydrogenase; this translates as MPTSVGIPKTSKAAVITAFNEPLEIREIPIPDIEPGALLVRIEAASICGTDVHLWDGSLGASQPIDLPVIPGHEMVGNIVAFGDGAHTDSAGAGLELGDRIVFTHAGCGKCHHCVITGQPSLCRQRRYYIFSNCEQPPYLVGGFAEYCYVFPTSGRIKVPDDVKTEWASAASCALRSVVNSFQRLGTIEPWETVVIQGAGPLGLFATAVASHSGAGRIVVIGDPESRLALARSWGATDTISVADHPEPESRVQAVRELTGGAGSEIVMEFSGARTVFGEGLDMVRDGGRFVIIGQVGPQECLIRPTTVTRRQLTILGSWSGEAAQYWRALQFLSRTKHKFDFDQLLSNRYHLDEINVAMAKMQSYEEIKPIVLPSLAAG
- a CDS encoding LLM class flavin-dependent oxidoreductase, yielding MGAARVRIGVRIPPCRRADEVAAEVARAERHGFDVAWVADSQLLRRDVYAVMAVSALATERITLATAVTNVATRDPSVVASAINTVAELAPGRVLLGLGTGDSAVKPIDRRPTTRAELRSGIEAVRTLLRGDEQPYGDRRVRLRDAAGDVPVHIAASGPRTLRLAGEIADGVVTLAGISPETLSRTHAAVREGCDDAGREIGSDVELTVGAFCKVTDDIERDAAVLKPICLHMATIGGQEFLRIAGIELDAPPHVPEVYPDMVHAEDWDAAVAHASAWVTDEMAVRFAETFCLFGSVDEILARARRAIGLGATGLYLRHVGNYTLPTELIETFGADVLPALRDETAEVMR
- a CDS encoding 2Fe-2S iron-sulfur cluster binding domain-containing protein; amino-acid sequence: MRVGLEVDGKARTADDVEVGESLLFLLRERLGLPGSKNACEQGECGSCTVYLDDEAVCACLVAAGQADGRRVVTVAGLSGDDGLHPVQQAFLDAGAVQCGFCTPGLVVAVHDLLRRTPDPGDAEIREALAGNLCRCTGYEKIFDAVRAAAR
- a CDS encoding peptidase dimerization domain-containing protein is translated as MNDGDFLVDTLVRLARVPSAVPLGPDTLIEPDHPTLVTYVQEHLRPAFLGVGARDVIDLPRNQLAVRFGDGDGPCLALMAYTPTQHHNLMHDPWSGRVRTPVELGVDEPCVFGQGVTQNKAHQACLLDLARRLVADGTDLEGTLYLCVNNEGRSSHDCSWAILDSLPRRPDLVVQLFCTGFNVNVGNRGRADVVVDVRGVATHSSSPPKDGRVIDAVADVVALLREHDAVVGTRSHPELGREQVVPYQVTYDPIAPHTLPASARITVDRRLVPGTDPDEAVDELRALFDGVRPHGCDVDVHRGVTMLPAFLPPDRRDVLAPLDSALRKHRGTVEHTIHGGSFDAGGPSSRGIPTVMFGVPEEADMLADDFVRLSAVHTEAAVLHDTVTNFFRQP
- a CDS encoding xanthine dehydrogenase family protein subunit M, yielding MTDTAAFLRPATLDEACELKAAHPDATPIAGGTDLMVGLNFGHTRPAALLDLTAVPELRAWRRTDDAVELGAGVPYARVVAELGDDLPGLARASRTVGSPQIRRRGTVGGNIGTSSPAGDALPSLLADRAVIEVRSVRGVRQVPAGEFFLGPGRNVLADDEIVVSVRLPRARGPQQFAKVGTRNAMVIAVASVAVSLDLTANAVACAVGSAAPTVVVPEPAETYAADHLDWSGRTPLHPEVAARFGELVAEGTSPIDDVRASADYRRHAVSVVARRLLGWAWAEAVRPRGTEGTR